From Lepus europaeus isolate LE1 chromosome 3, mLepTim1.pri, whole genome shotgun sequence, a single genomic window includes:
- the FAM217A gene encoding protein FAM217A isoform X1, whose translation MCLSHNLCRIVRKNRSSYNKRGRRNGESCGSSLRAPDVSLENFPHWSLDAEVPVPENKNFSPGRDNAAGGKMNKNHLEIPAEKLMLELNLSEHAHKRTQKSTQEIFQFWSSPLNEGSTMENREFKNSSLETGCQVNSSPIRLFTLNHSLPRASVDKQVGSFPRLPTPFSLCWPYADGDFSKDRSELHSHSCSNTENNNGETLSAPNWNLKYGNSSVEENVTDESDLSENEKANDTLLSYFKKMDSKLKPETIESIEDSFTEEPSEAFPYPDFLPAPFNALDLHKLALSKSENWKATVEPPESSVELLVARLLELERLQHTTIQREKPRLQTPFCAPALTERPSSSKAAPKGKQSKGSDSLGLQASCADKSREKRKNNSGSYKPEHNASRWNWSNSGRYKWDSRPPSLKSSSTAKQLMATYDDSKNQRSSILSPCQELSPKPTIPETTQSLVKMVSTRCLPPRSPIPVSPIPLTFPENQSEEIKTSRTKKKLHRKNIALNRPFCMQKLNCLSPSFIAKNKCSPIDQK comes from the exons ATGTGTCTGTCTCACAACTTGTGTAGGATTGTAAGGAAAAACAGGAGCAGCTACAACAAAAGGGGGAGAAGAAATGGTGAGAGCTGTGGCAGCAGCCTACGAGCGCCAGACGTCTCTCTTGAG AACTTTCCGCACTGGAGTTTGGATGCAGAAGTTCCTGTTCCTGAAAACAAAAACTTCTCACCTGGAAGGGATAATGCAGCCGGTG GCAAAATGAACAAG AACCATCTGGAAATCCCAGCAGAGAAGCTGATGCTAGAACTTAACTTGTCCGAGCATGCTCACAAAAGAACACAG AAGAGTACACAGGAGATATTTCAGTTTTGGAGTTCTCCTCTTAATGAAGGAAGCACCATGGAGAACAG ggaaTTCAAAAACTCTTCACTGGAAACTGGCTGTCAGGTAAACAGCAGTCCCATAAGGCTCTTCACTTTGAACCACTCCTTACCACGTGCTTCGGTTGATAAGCAGGTGGGTTCTTTCCCCCGACTGCCGACGCCGTTCAGTCTCTGCTGGCCTTATGCGGATGGAGACTTTTCTAAGGACAGGAGTGAGCTTCATAGTCATTCATGTTCAAACACGGAAAACAACAACGGCGAGACTTTATCTGCTCCAAATTGGAATTTGAAATATGGAAACAGCAGCGTGGAAGAAAATGTAACAGATGAAAGTGACTTATCAGAAAATGAGAAAGCGAATGATACTTTACTcagctattttaaaaagatggattCGAAACTAAAGCCGGAGACAATTGAAAGCATTGAAGACTCGTTCACTGAGGAGCCCAGCGAAGCGTTTCCGTACCCTGATTTCCTGCCTGCTCCCTTCAATGCCCTAGACTTGCACAAGCTGGCCCTCTCAAAATCCGAGAACTGGAAAGCAACAGTGGAACCTCCAGAGAGCTCTGTGGAGCTCCTGGTAGCTCGTCTGCTGGAACtggagaggctacagcacacaacCATCCAGAGAGAGAAGCCCAGGCTCCAGACTCCTTTCTGCGCCCCAGCACTCACCGAACGACCCTCTTCGTCCAAAGCTGCACCAAAAGGAAAACAGTCGAAAGGTTCTGACTCTTTGGGTCTTCAGGCATCTTGCGCAGACAAAAGccgagaaaaaagaaaaaacaattctgGTTCTTACAAGCCTGAGCACAATGCTTCCAGATGGAATTGGAGCAATTCTGGAAGATATAAGTGGGACTCTAGACCgccatctttaaaaagttcatccaCCGCAAAACAACTGATGGCAACTTATGATGACTCTAAGAATCAAAGAAGTTCCATTTTAAGTCCATGCCAAGAACTCTCACCTAAACCCACTATTCCAGAAACAACTCAATCACTGGTTAAAATGGTCTCAACGAGATGTCTGCCGCCAAGGTCTCCAATACCAGTGTCACCGATACCTTTGACTTTTCCTGAAAATCAGAGCGAAGAAATTAAGACATCAAGGactaaaaaaaaacttcatcgaAAAAATATAGCATTGAATAGACCATTCTGTATGCAGAAGCTAAACTGTTTGTCCCCTTCATTTATAGCCAAGAATAAGTGTTCACCCATTGACCAAAAATAA
- the FAM217A gene encoding protein FAM217A isoform X2 codes for MVRAVAAAYERQTSLLRTFRTGVWMQKFLFLKTKTSHLEGIMQPVNHLEIPAEKLMLELNLSEHAHKRTQKSTQEIFQFWSSPLNEGSTMENREFKNSSLETGCQVNSSPIRLFTLNHSLPRASVDKQVGSFPRLPTPFSLCWPYADGDFSKDRSELHSHSCSNTENNNGETLSAPNWNLKYGNSSVEENVTDESDLSENEKANDTLLSYFKKMDSKLKPETIESIEDSFTEEPSEAFPYPDFLPAPFNALDLHKLALSKSENWKATVEPPESSVELLVARLLELERLQHTTIQREKPRLQTPFCAPALTERPSSSKAAPKGKQSKGSDSLGLQASCADKSREKRKNNSGSYKPEHNASRWNWSNSGRYKWDSRPPSLKSSSTAKQLMATYDDSKNQRSSILSPCQELSPKPTIPETTQSLVKMVSTRCLPPRSPIPVSPIPLTFPENQSEEIKTSRTKKKLHRKNIALNRPFCMQKLNCLSPSFIAKNKCSPIDQK; via the exons ATGGTGAGAGCTGTGGCAGCAGCCTACGAGCGCCAGACGTCTCTCTTGAG AACTTTCCGCACTGGAGTTTGGATGCAGAAGTTCCTGTTCCTGAAAACAAAAACTTCTCACCTGGAAGGGATAATGCAGCCGGTG AACCATCTGGAAATCCCAGCAGAGAAGCTGATGCTAGAACTTAACTTGTCCGAGCATGCTCACAAAAGAACACAG AAGAGTACACAGGAGATATTTCAGTTTTGGAGTTCTCCTCTTAATGAAGGAAGCACCATGGAGAACAG ggaaTTCAAAAACTCTTCACTGGAAACTGGCTGTCAGGTAAACAGCAGTCCCATAAGGCTCTTCACTTTGAACCACTCCTTACCACGTGCTTCGGTTGATAAGCAGGTGGGTTCTTTCCCCCGACTGCCGACGCCGTTCAGTCTCTGCTGGCCTTATGCGGATGGAGACTTTTCTAAGGACAGGAGTGAGCTTCATAGTCATTCATGTTCAAACACGGAAAACAACAACGGCGAGACTTTATCTGCTCCAAATTGGAATTTGAAATATGGAAACAGCAGCGTGGAAGAAAATGTAACAGATGAAAGTGACTTATCAGAAAATGAGAAAGCGAATGATACTTTACTcagctattttaaaaagatggattCGAAACTAAAGCCGGAGACAATTGAAAGCATTGAAGACTCGTTCACTGAGGAGCCCAGCGAAGCGTTTCCGTACCCTGATTTCCTGCCTGCTCCCTTCAATGCCCTAGACTTGCACAAGCTGGCCCTCTCAAAATCCGAGAACTGGAAAGCAACAGTGGAACCTCCAGAGAGCTCTGTGGAGCTCCTGGTAGCTCGTCTGCTGGAACtggagaggctacagcacacaacCATCCAGAGAGAGAAGCCCAGGCTCCAGACTCCTTTCTGCGCCCCAGCACTCACCGAACGACCCTCTTCGTCCAAAGCTGCACCAAAAGGAAAACAGTCGAAAGGTTCTGACTCTTTGGGTCTTCAGGCATCTTGCGCAGACAAAAGccgagaaaaaagaaaaaacaattctgGTTCTTACAAGCCTGAGCACAATGCTTCCAGATGGAATTGGAGCAATTCTGGAAGATATAAGTGGGACTCTAGACCgccatctttaaaaagttcatccaCCGCAAAACAACTGATGGCAACTTATGATGACTCTAAGAATCAAAGAAGTTCCATTTTAAGTCCATGCCAAGAACTCTCACCTAAACCCACTATTCCAGAAACAACTCAATCACTGGTTAAAATGGTCTCAACGAGATGTCTGCCGCCAAGGTCTCCAATACCAGTGTCACCGATACCTTTGACTTTTCCTGAAAATCAGAGCGAAGAAATTAAGACATCAAGGactaaaaaaaaacttcatcgaAAAAATATAGCATTGAATAGACCATTCTGTATGCAGAAGCTAAACTGTTTGTCCCCTTCATTTATAGCCAAGAATAAGTGTTCACCCATTGACCAAAAATAA
- the FAM217A gene encoding protein FAM217A isoform X3 yields the protein MQKFLFLKTKTSHLEGIMQPVNHLEIPAEKLMLELNLSEHAHKRTQKSTQEIFQFWSSPLNEGSTMENREFKNSSLETGCQVNSSPIRLFTLNHSLPRASVDKQVGSFPRLPTPFSLCWPYADGDFSKDRSELHSHSCSNTENNNGETLSAPNWNLKYGNSSVEENVTDESDLSENEKANDTLLSYFKKMDSKLKPETIESIEDSFTEEPSEAFPYPDFLPAPFNALDLHKLALSKSENWKATVEPPESSVELLVARLLELERLQHTTIQREKPRLQTPFCAPALTERPSSSKAAPKGKQSKGSDSLGLQASCADKSREKRKNNSGSYKPEHNASRWNWSNSGRYKWDSRPPSLKSSSTAKQLMATYDDSKNQRSSILSPCQELSPKPTIPETTQSLVKMVSTRCLPPRSPIPVSPIPLTFPENQSEEIKTSRTKKKLHRKNIALNRPFCMQKLNCLSPSFIAKNKCSPIDQK from the exons ATGCAGAAGTTCCTGTTCCTGAAAACAAAAACTTCTCACCTGGAAGGGATAATGCAGCCGGTG AACCATCTGGAAATCCCAGCAGAGAAGCTGATGCTAGAACTTAACTTGTCCGAGCATGCTCACAAAAGAACACAG AAGAGTACACAGGAGATATTTCAGTTTTGGAGTTCTCCTCTTAATGAAGGAAGCACCATGGAGAACAG ggaaTTCAAAAACTCTTCACTGGAAACTGGCTGTCAGGTAAACAGCAGTCCCATAAGGCTCTTCACTTTGAACCACTCCTTACCACGTGCTTCGGTTGATAAGCAGGTGGGTTCTTTCCCCCGACTGCCGACGCCGTTCAGTCTCTGCTGGCCTTATGCGGATGGAGACTTTTCTAAGGACAGGAGTGAGCTTCATAGTCATTCATGTTCAAACACGGAAAACAACAACGGCGAGACTTTATCTGCTCCAAATTGGAATTTGAAATATGGAAACAGCAGCGTGGAAGAAAATGTAACAGATGAAAGTGACTTATCAGAAAATGAGAAAGCGAATGATACTTTACTcagctattttaaaaagatggattCGAAACTAAAGCCGGAGACAATTGAAAGCATTGAAGACTCGTTCACTGAGGAGCCCAGCGAAGCGTTTCCGTACCCTGATTTCCTGCCTGCTCCCTTCAATGCCCTAGACTTGCACAAGCTGGCCCTCTCAAAATCCGAGAACTGGAAAGCAACAGTGGAACCTCCAGAGAGCTCTGTGGAGCTCCTGGTAGCTCGTCTGCTGGAACtggagaggctacagcacacaacCATCCAGAGAGAGAAGCCCAGGCTCCAGACTCCTTTCTGCGCCCCAGCACTCACCGAACGACCCTCTTCGTCCAAAGCTGCACCAAAAGGAAAACAGTCGAAAGGTTCTGACTCTTTGGGTCTTCAGGCATCTTGCGCAGACAAAAGccgagaaaaaagaaaaaacaattctgGTTCTTACAAGCCTGAGCACAATGCTTCCAGATGGAATTGGAGCAATTCTGGAAGATATAAGTGGGACTCTAGACCgccatctttaaaaagttcatccaCCGCAAAACAACTGATGGCAACTTATGATGACTCTAAGAATCAAAGAAGTTCCATTTTAAGTCCATGCCAAGAACTCTCACCTAAACCCACTATTCCAGAAACAACTCAATCACTGGTTAAAATGGTCTCAACGAGATGTCTGCCGCCAAGGTCTCCAATACCAGTGTCACCGATACCTTTGACTTTTCCTGAAAATCAGAGCGAAGAAATTAAGACATCAAGGactaaaaaaaaacttcatcgaAAAAATATAGCATTGAATAGACCATTCTGTATGCAGAAGCTAAACTGTTTGTCCCCTTCATTTATAGCCAAGAATAAGTGTTCACCCATTGACCAAAAATAA